GAGTCCTTTATCGCAGAACCACCTTTATATGCTGGAAGTAATGAAGGGTGAATATTTATTATCTTATTCTTAAATTTATTAATAAAAAATGGAGTAACAATTTTCATCCAGCCTGCCATAACCACAAGTTCAACATTGTAATCAATTAAAGTATTTACAATTTCTAATTCAAATGCTTCTTTTTGCATAAAGTCTTTGCCTCTTATAATTTTGTGAGGTATTTCTTTACTTTCTGCTCTAAGAATACAACCTGCATCATCTTTGTTTGTTATTAAAACTTTTATATCTATATCTAATTCTCCTTTTTCTGAGAGATTAATTAATTCCTGAAAGTTTGTTCCATTCCCAGAAGCAAGTACACCTATTTTTAATTTTGGGGAAAATCTTCTAAATTCAGATATCTCAGGCGAAATTATGTAATTAAATGATTTATCCAAAGTTTTTTAATTTTATCCAATGATAAATTCATATGAAATAAAAAAAACCCTCAATTTTAATTGTTTATATTCAAAAACATATTTATTTGAAGATAATAATTTAAACAAATTTAAATGATTCAAATCTATGTACTATTCGAATAGATATAATTGAATAATAAATAAAAGAAACAAATATATAAAATGAATGGAGATTTAAACTCTTGGGATAAATTTTGTAATTATCTTTGGTTTGATAAAAAATTAAACATTTGGTTAGACATAAGCAAAATTAATTTCACAATTAAAGAGATTAAAAAAATAGAAGAAAAATTTATAGATGTTTTTTCTTCAATAAAAGAATTAGAAAATGGTGCAATCTCAAATATTGATGAAAATAGACAAGTTGGACATTACTGGCTTAGAAATCCATCAATTTCACCATCTTCAAAAATAGGTGAGGAAATTAGCGCAGATATTGATTCAATCTCTGAATTTGGGAAACAAATTTTAAATGGAGATATTAAGAATAAGAATCAACAGAACTATACTGATGTTCTATGGATAGGTATTGGTGGAAGTGGTTTAGGACCATTACTTATTACAGAGTCACTGCAGAAGTGCTCTAAAGGCTTAAATTTTTCTTATATCGATAATGTTGATCCTTTTTTAATTAGCGAAAAATTAGAAGAGTTATCTGAAAAATTATCCACAACATTATTTGTAGTAGTTAGCAAATCAGGTGGTACGCCTGAACCTAGAATTGCTATGGAAATTATTAAAAGTCATTGTGAAAATAATTCTCTTGAATGGAATTCTAATGCTATAGCTATAACGATGAAAGATAGTAAATTATTTAAAAAGGCCACTTCTGAAAATTGGTTAAAAATATTTAATTTGCAAGATTGGGTTGGAGGAAGAACAAGTATTACAAGCTCTGTGGGATTACTTCCATTAGCTCTTATTAATGAAAATATATTTGAATTCATTAGAGGTGCATCATTAATGGATGAGGCCACGCGTATAAGTGATTTTAAAAATAATCCCGCAGCATTATTGTCCTCTGCTTGGTATTTAACTGGGGATGGCGTTGGGAAGAGAGATATGGTCGTATTACCATATAGAGATAGGTTACAGGTATTTAGTAAATATCTTCAGCAATTAGTAATGGAATCATTAGGAAAGAAATTTAATAGGAATGGTGAAGTAGTTAATCAAGGTATTTCCGTTTTTGGTAATAAAGGATCTACAGATCAGCATGCTTATGTTCAGCAACTGAGAGATGGTATTGATAATTTCTTTTGTATTTTTATTGAATTATTAGATTCTCCATCTACTAATATTTTTGATGAAAAAGAGAATCCTAAAGAATATCTTTCTGGTTTTTTGCAAGGAACCAGATCAGCACTCTCTAGTGAAGACAGACAAAGTATCACTATTACTTTAGAAAAGTTAAATTGTTTTTCACTAGGGGCCTTAATCGCTTTATTTGAGAGGGCTGTATCCTTCTATGCTGAATTGGTAAATATAAATGCATATGATCAACCTGGAGTTGAAGCTGGAAAGAAAGCAGCTGCAAATATTATTGAGTATCAACAAAAAGTAAGTAATTTATTAGATGAAGGTGGAGAATATTCTATAAATGACATAACATCATTATTTGATAATTCAATTAGTGAACCCATATTTTTTATACTCCGTGAAATGTGTTTCGGTAATGATAATTATTTAGTTAAGGGCGATTGGTCAAATCCAAATTCATTAGTTATTCAAAAAATAAATTCTTAAACAACAATATTCATAATTTTTCCTTTTACAATAATTATTTTTCTTATTTCCTTATCTT
This window of the Prochlorococcus marinus XMU1410 genome carries:
- the purN gene encoding phosphoribosylglycinamide formyltransferase, which gives rise to MDKSFNYIISPEISEFRRFSPKLKIGVLASGNGTNFQELINLSEKGELDIDIKVLITNKDDAGCILRAESKEIPHKIIRGKDFMQKEAFELEIVNTLIDYNVELVVMAGWMKIVTPFFINKFKNKIINIHPSLLPAYKGGSAIKDSILNGSKITGCSVHFVEEEVDSGSLIMQAALSVRNDDDIESLTKRIQILEHKILPQSISIAGFLIRSNFMDNY
- a CDS encoding glucose-6-phosphate isomerase → MNGDLNSWDKFCNYLWFDKKLNIWLDISKINFTIKEIKKIEEKFIDVFSSIKELENGAISNIDENRQVGHYWLRNPSISPSSKIGEEISADIDSISEFGKQILNGDIKNKNQQNYTDVLWIGIGGSGLGPLLITESLQKCSKGLNFSYIDNVDPFLISEKLEELSEKLSTTLFVVVSKSGGTPEPRIAMEIIKSHCENNSLEWNSNAIAITMKDSKLFKKATSENWLKIFNLQDWVGGRTSITSSVGLLPLALINENIFEFIRGASLMDEATRISDFKNNPAALLSSAWYLTGDGVGKRDMVVLPYRDRLQVFSKYLQQLVMESLGKKFNRNGEVVNQGISVFGNKGSTDQHAYVQQLRDGIDNFFCIFIELLDSPSTNIFDEKENPKEYLSGFLQGTRSALSSEDRQSITITLEKLNCFSLGALIALFERAVSFYAELVNINAYDQPGVEAGKKAAANIIEYQQKVSNLLDEGGEYSINDITSLFDNSISEPIFFILREMCFGNDNYLVKGDWSNPNSLVIQKINS